TTTGACCGACGGTGCCTATTCGTGTTCCGCGGTTTACGTTTTGTCCGACCGTTACCAATACCGCTCCCAAATGCGCATAAAATGTTTCGTAATTGTTAGTGTGTCTGATTCTTATGGTTTTGCCGTAATATACATCGTTGCGCGTCGCAATAACCGTCCCTGCGGCGGGAGCATACACGGAAGTTGCAAGTTCTGCGGCAAGGTCCA
This genomic window from Chitinivibrionia bacterium contains:
- a CDS encoding M23 family metallopeptidase, yielding DLAAELATSVYAPAAGTVIATRNDVYYGKTIRIRHTNNYETFYAHLGAVLVTVGQNVNRGTRIGTVGQSGWTTGPHLHFSIIRNGVYVDPLLYNFTLLYGN